A stretch of DNA from Lotus japonicus ecotype B-129 chromosome 4, LjGifu_v1.2:
TTGAACTCACTTCCACAAAGAGATGTCATGCTTTTACTTTCAGACTATTTTGTTGAAATTTGGACAGAATTGTGAAAGGTACTGTTGTGTGGGTGTGTGCACTGTATTTAAGCCTTGTCCTAAGCTCTTAAGGTCGTTATGTAGCTGCATCTTCGTCAACCATATCCTGTGTCTTTGTTGCTTATATTTTATGTTCATGCTGTGTTTGATTCACTTCTTTTGAGCAACTCTGTCCAGCTGTTTAGATATGATTAGCTGTAAAAGATTGGCTGTCAGGTGGAAGAGTGAAGAAAATGTTTGTGGGGTGAGGTAATTGGAGACACGGCACTTGAGGGTATTGAGAGCCCTCTTCTTATGTTTGATGTGGTGGTTATCTGATCAATATTTAATATGATTCCCTGTATTGCTTCAGGGGATCTCCTTTATATTTGTTTGGTAGAAGTGAAACCAGGAGAAATAGAATAGAACTAGAAGAATGTTGGTGAGTGAGGTGTCTAGGCGTGTGTCGTGTCAAATATCTTATCAAATATGACTTTATCCTCTTTATTCCATCCACTTTTCACCCTAACCAATAACTTTTCACCCTCTTGATCATTATATGTTataaattgatattttttatggACTAGTGATTCATTTTAGATCCCAATATATTTCACATGAGATATTTTTACCTTGTTCTCTCTTCTGTCTCTCTATGTGGCTACTCATTCCTCGTGTAGTCAATGTCCTACTGAATTTGTCAATTTAATTTTGCTATTTCTGTAATATGTAAACTCATTTAGTGGGATaaggattttgttgttgttgttgtaaacTCATTCTCATACCTCTATGCACTTATAACGTACAAGGGTAACTCAAGCGCTTGTTTGTCACGTGGTATCTTGTTAGCAACCAGATCTGATTTTCTTAATGTCATTAGGCACACCAGTGAAGATAGTGATGGTGATTACTGCAAAGATTCGTGTAGTGAAGGAAGCAGCGATTATGAATATGGTAAAAAGACTGAGCGTTTTATGGCACAAAGAACTAGTAAATATTTGACAGGTGGTGCCTCTTTTCAAATGCATACACTGTCTATACACGATAAAAACAATACAATGCAAGAGGGCTTTTCTAGTGATGACAGTGAAACTGGGAACCCTCAAGATCTGCTTTTTGAGTATTTGGAACAAGATCCTCCTTACAGCCGTGAACCCTTGACTGACAAGGCAATTACTCATTTGAAATAATGTGTGGCTTTTTCACCATTGCTCTGAACATTCCGTCTTATATTTTATATGATGTGGACAGATACTAGATCTTGCACGCCACTATCCCGCCCTCAAGTCACTGAGAAGTTGTGATTTATTGCCAAACAGTTGGATGTCTGTTGCATGGTAATCTAATGCTTATTTcctcttttttgttttgtttggataGACATAACAATTACTTTAGTGCTGGTTTTTTTTGTCAGCTAACATATTTTGATGTCATTTTCTAGGTATCCTATATATAGAATACCCACAGGGGCAACATTAAAAGATTTAGATGCCTGCTTTCTAACATACCATACACTCCATTCACCATTGACGGGTAATTTGGAGCTTCAACTCTGTGTTGATCTGCAGTGGCATTTTAGCTTTGTTAAGCTGCACTTAGTTTTTTCCTCAATGTTGTTAGTGCATGTGCATTTGAAGATTTTTTAGAATAATTTACCCTGTCAATAATGCAAAGTTTTATCGATTTAGTCCCCTTAATCATGCAAAATTTATCCTCAAATTAGGACTCCATACTTTATCTGTCTTACAAAGAAGGATCATTTTGATGATGCTTTGCATAGTTAAAAGATTAAATTGATGACAGGCTTTTTCAATGACTAAAGTGTTTAATGCCTGTACTTTGGAGGACGTAAATAGGGGTTTCCTTTATCCTGTATAATATCAGTCAGAAAGAGAATATTCACAAAGCATATTAATCCCTTTTTGTCAATTAAGATGAAAGACAGTCATCTGCTCCAATGGCATGTGTATTCATTAGatttctttttatctttcatTTGACTTTTTTAATTCTGAATAATAAGCACATCATATTTTGCTTTATGTGTTTTTGTATATATATGTTTTTCCATTGAAATAAGTGCTGAGTTTCATTTAAAACAGAGCACTTGATAAATTACTTTGGCAAAGAAAATATGGGTTGAGGAAACATAGAAAGAGAGGTTGTGTTTTAAACATAATTCTAGCTGATCAAAGAATGAGGTCGATATTCTTTTTCCTCTTTGGCCAAATCATCTTGAGACCAGTTTTAGAATTTCTAGGTTATTCTGAGGTTTTGATGCTATGCAGATTGGACTTTCTTCTTAGCATTCAAGTATTGCACTCAATTGTTGTCTGGCCTTAGTATTGACTGTTGACCACTTAAACTACTCTGATATGTTCCTTATTTTGCTACTTATAGCTAGCTTATACCTTTGTGATAACTTATGCATCAATccctttttttaaatattatctTTTGGGATACTTTGCAACTACATTGCTCACACCTGCACATGTGGGAGCATCTAGTACAGTTCTGCAGAGTTTCTGTGGGAACTGGCTGCATCATGTTGTCAACTGTGCAGTTAATAACAGACTGAGTGCAAGTCTGCAACTGATTTGTAACtacatgtttttttaatcttttaatGAAGGACGATTTCAAAGGCACGAGACTAGGGTTCTAAATCACATTGCTCTGTCTACAAATATGGAAAAATACGAACTGACTCTTAAACACATTGCTCTGTCTAACTGGTTGTTAGGGTTCTAAATACTATTGGGCCTGGGGCGAATGAGCCTATTTGATTTTGAGCTTGGGTTGATTTTATCTGTTTGCTTTTGTTATTTGCTTTTGAATTGAgttcttttgttttttgagtTGGGCCTATGTTGGACCAGAGTCATTTGCTTAGTAGGGTTagtttattataaataggagtaTTCTCTTTAGGTTAGGTCGGATTTGAGTATTGAGTTGGTAAAAGGGTTTTACCCTTCGAAGGGAGTCTTCTTAGTCCCTTGTAAGAAGTTTTACCTTCTTGTTAATTTTCCAGCATCTAATTCcagttttaaataataataaatcccAAAAATTACTCATATTTCTCTTCCTTTACTTTGTGACTGCTGTTAGGTTAATTAAAAACCTAACACTGGTTGATGTTATCTCAGCTGTTATGCAAAAATAATGATTCCATTCAAAATAATGAAATGTAATTTCTGTTTAATGAAGTTTCGactaatttattttcaaaattaattttataaatttgcAGGAAGTGGTGGTGCTCATGCTCCAGTACTGGTTTATCCCAGTGAGATGGATGGTGTCCCAAAGATATCCATACCTACTTTTGCAATGGCTTCCTATAAGTTAAAGGGATCTATTTGGATGAAGAAAGGAGCTTGTGAGATTCAAGTGATGAATTCCCTCTTGCAGGCTGCAGATAACTGGTTAAGGCTAGTTCAGGTGAATCACCCTGATTATCAGTTCTTTACATCACATGGCACATACCACAGATGAAGTGAATGAAATGACACGTCTTTCCCTTCTCTCGGCCAAAACTAAGCCTTAATTTCTGTGTTAATTGCTTGGTGCAAACTTGATAAAACAAAGTTTGGAGATTGTGATGGCATAGGGGATGCCTCATGCCTGATTGTGGGGTTCTTGTTATATGTTTAAGCAGCACAAAAGATGAAGCTGAAATCAACTTCCCTaaagtgaaaatgaaaaagggaaaaaagagtAGCTTTATTTGGGTGGAAAAGTATCAGGTAAGTGGAATGCCTTATTGTGAAAAGGCAGTAAAACTAAATATAAAACAAAAGAGGGTATGCAAAGAGGTTTACAGGGAGGATGTGTGGGATTAAGGCCTGAGTGTACAAGCcttttttaattcaataatgGTTGAGATCCCTTTAACTTTTAGACATGAATATTTACAGATGTTGTGATTTAGAAGAAACTGGGTGAAATCCAAGGCCCAATTATGGCACTATTATATGATGGATATCTAATTGCTGTGGTTTGGGATCCCTTGTGGGGGAACCATATCTTGTTGTTCTTGTACTCATACGATGTTAATAGTTAGTTTGTAGAAGGATTATGAATACTTGGTAGAGAACGTTTGAATCAAATCTTAGTTTTCATATAGAGATGAAACTTTAAAAAAGATCTAATATTTGTTTTGAGAACAGGAATGAAACTTGGTGTATATTCGGATTTTCGTTGAACTCAATGTTGATCAAAATTGTTTTTTCCCTGATGTGTTGGGATGTATTTCTATGTTTGTTTCAACACAAATGGGAAATCAAACGGGATAACGGTGTAAATTTCTGACATCTTTTCCTCTTAGAAGTTTAgctttaggcttaattgcacttttggtcccttaaGTATCATGTTTGTGCGATTTGGGTCCCCAATGTTCAAAACGAGCAATTTAGAtcctgaaattttatttttgtgcaAAACAAGTCCCTCAGTTAGTCTGCCGTTAAAATCATGGACGGAAGTTAATGACGTGGCGCTCATTAATCTACTTGGCATTGATTAATCTACATGGAGGgacaaataaaaaaagaaaaaagaaaaacaattaacCTATGTTAtacaaaacaaaacttaaccCTAATCAGACAAAATTTTCGAATCCAAATCGCACCCAGACCTAGAATAGAAGGTGCGAACCGTGCGATTGAGAGAGGTGAGAACGGAGAGGTGCAATCGGAGCCATCGCCTGCCTGGATCGAACGGTGAAGCCTTAAGATTCTCCAATGATGAACGGTGGTTTCAGAGGCAGGAGCGGTGCTCGGAGTGGAGCTCGAGGAAGGGAAAAGGTGGTCCCTGACCGCAGGTCCCTTTTGGACTCAATGTTCTTGGGTACTTTGTGGATGAACCAAGGCTTGAGTACGTTAGAGGTGCTTGCAAAACTGTAGAGAATTGGGATATTGATGAAATTAACTCCATAGAAGTGGGCAAGGTGGTAAAAAGCCTGGGTTATGCATCAATTAAATTGTCTCTGGTACAGAAATCCTAGGCTTGGGTTGTTCAATGGTAGAAAACCATTTAATGATGATTCTGATGTGCTTCAATTTCTCAGTGATGTTAAGGGGCATGATGAGGTAGATATTTTTGTGGAGAATTGGATAGAAACAGTTGTGAGTATTGTGGATGAGGGGGTTCAAGATAGTGGAGTGAGGGAGCTGTCATTTGAGATCATTGGGGAGAACACACATGGGCTTGGTGAGGTTAATGGTGAGGTTGTTAGTGGTGGTGTGTGTGGTAAAACAGTAGAGGGTGAGAAAGATGTGGAGGTTGAGGTTGTGTGTGAGAAAGCCGTGGAGGATGGAGTACAGTGTGAGAAAGCTGTGGAGTTTGAGGTTGTTGACAACTCAAAGGAAACTGAGAAGGAGTTGCCTAATTACTGGTgttctgatgatgatgactcATTAGATGAAGATTATGATGCTGCGCAAGATCTGCAGGATTCTGATGACAATAGCTGGGATGATAGTGccaattaattaatgttttggTTAATTGTAGGAGTGAAACTTTTCTGAGGACATATGAGCATATTATACTACCACCCAATGGACCAAAACTGTGGCATGTTAGTCATGCTCCACCACTCCATCCTCCATACATGAGAAGGGCTCCTGGGAGACCTAAGTAGATTAATGAGTGCCACGTCATTAACTTCCGTCCATGATTCTAACGGCAGACTACCGGAGGGACTTGTTTTGCACAAAAATAAAGTTTCAGGATCTAAATTGCTCGTTTTGAACATTAAGGACCCAAATCGCATAAACATGATACttaagggaccaaaagtgcaattaagccttagcTTTACTaagtatttaaaaaattaatatcttaGTCTATTTTAATACAAACAGATTATTTACGTTTTCTAATGTTACTCTTCGACATCATTAGCATTTTATGGTAAAATCCACTACCAAACAGTACAAGATAAACTGAACATTTTAGGTAGAGTTCCAAAAGTCAATAAAATGattgattaaaaatttattttatgaaaatcatTTTACAATGAGTTGCCAAAGGCTATGATTAAAATCTGATGGGGGTTAGGTGAGATTGTCTAGGTGGAGTAGTTGTGATGTAATGGGGAGGTATGTGGATGGTGGTATAAGTTAAGGGCTAAGGCAGACCTGAGCAAAGTACATGAGGTCCATTTCCAACCATTATGGGAGAACTAGGAATAGGATGCACATGTAGATTTAGGAAATGAGCTAATCTAGGGAAGTTACCATATAAAAGAAAGGAGATTTAAACAAAATTTGGACATGATAAGCCAAGTAAAATTCTTAGAATAAGTGAGTTCATTCCCAAGTTAATATATCTTTGTGATTCTTGTTCATGCATTTGTACGTGTAATCTTTAAAGAGATGCTTGTTTCCAGCTATTGAAATAAGAAAATGATGAGTTCATACACTGATATTCATTCTACCCAAACCTACATGAAAGAGATAAGAACGACTTTTTTTACTAAAATAGTGCAATTTGGAAAGTTAATTTCTAAATTGaagcaacatttttttttattacaggACTAGTGCAAATCACCACTCAGATTGGCAACACAACACCACTTCCTTTTCTCATGGATGCTGTTATTTTACAATTTTTGTGACGATAAtttaatccgtcacaaaatcctaatgAAGAAAATGAGTTAGCGACGGATTGAGGAGAAAGAATATTTCCATCGCAAAGTGATTAGTGACGGAAAATAATTTGCGACGAAGTTTTTCCGTCACAAAGTTCTAgtgaatttttgaaaaatatagCGACGGAATCTTGAGAGGGAATTTATCCGTCGCAAGGTAACTATGCGACGGATAACTTCTCGTTCCatattccgtcgctaaatcatATTCTATTTTCTAGAATTTTGTGACGAAATATGTTTCCGTCACAAAAGAGTCgggaaaaatattaaaaagttaaaaaagtgGTATCGCCAATATCATTGCCAATTTGCACTAATCCtgtaaattaaaaaaagttgCTACAATTTGGTAATTAACTTTCCAAATTACACTATATAGATAAAAATCttgaaaaaagagaaattgTGTATGAATATATCAAACTAAAATGCATTGTCGAGAATTACTTTCCTGGAAATTGTGTATGAATATATGAAAGAATTGTTCGGTAACATTCAATATTCTTATGAAttttttctgaaattttgagaaTAATAACTAAGTAGTTATTCGCCTTCCCAAAAAAATCTAAATAAGGTGAATATTACGTGTCtactaaaaaaaagagtaaagtacactcacccccctcaagttttgttagaataacactccaccccatttttatctaaaatctacaccccaccccattttatatagaggcaaatttagtgacgaaaaatattcttcattaataattagttattatttaaattgttaatcaataatttcaaaaaatattttcaatataatccaataaatataaaaatgaaaacatcacagtcctcctcattctctcaatcgcgttcttcctccgtaaattcacaatgcaaattctgcaatagcacacatgactggttgacaaaccatatctcgaacatagcgaaacatgcttgtgttttcatatttggtaataattcaattttaatcaaaataatctatttatacctccaatttttaaaattggattgtagacccaaaaagcaacacaaatgggtgaagaaaatagagaaactaaattaagaaatatgaagtggatcgggggttattagaacccaaggatgcggtggagcaccgtttttaacaaaatccaacaacatcttaaaccaacaaagcgttcgctcacaacttaaagg
This window harbors:
- the LOC130713953 gene encoding uncharacterized protein LOC130713953; the protein is MLGTALQFGGVRGGDDRFYIPVKARKNQNQRKQAQKAESGGDSTPKSKLVAAENESPETLCPSVESISNIDRFLESTTPFVPAQYFSKTTMRGWKTCDVEYQSYFSLNDLWESFKEWSAYGAGVPLLLDQGESVVQYYVPYLSAIQLYGQSAEKPSAKPRHTSEDSDGDYCKDSCSEGSSDYEYGKKTERFMAQRTSKYLTGGASFQMHTLSIHDKNNTMQEGFSSDDSETGNPQDLLFEYLEQDPPYSREPLTDKILDLARHYPALKSLRSCDLLPNSWMSVAWYPIYRIPTGATLKDLDACFLTYHTLHSPLTGSGGAHAPVLVYPSEMDGVPKISIPTFAMASYKLKGSIWMKKGACEIQVMNSLLQAADNWLRLVQVNHPDYQFFTSHGTYHR